One Streptomyces sp. NBC_01217 genomic region harbors:
- a CDS encoding isoprenyl transferase, with translation MNLRDLVYGLYARRVEARLDHAQVPKHIGVILDGNRRWAKASGGTAAQGHQAGADKIQELLGWCSETDVEVVTLWLLSTDNFDRPESELTPLLGIIENTVRDLAADGRWRVHHVGTLDLLPARTQTVLKEAEQATVGIDGILVNVAVGYGGRQEIADAVRSLLLDHSAKGTSFEDLAEIVSTDLISEHLYTRGQPDPDLVIRTSGEQRLSGFMLWQSAHSEYYFCEVFWPAFRKVDFLRALRDYAARGRRFGG, from the coding sequence GTGAACTTGCGCGACCTGGTGTACGGGCTCTACGCACGCCGGGTGGAGGCCCGCCTCGACCACGCCCAGGTGCCCAAGCACATCGGCGTCATCCTCGACGGCAACCGACGCTGGGCGAAGGCGTCCGGCGGCACGGCCGCGCAGGGGCACCAGGCCGGTGCGGACAAGATCCAGGAGCTGCTCGGCTGGTGCAGTGAGACCGATGTGGAAGTCGTCACACTCTGGCTCCTGTCCACGGACAACTTCGACCGGCCCGAGTCCGAGCTGACACCGCTCCTCGGCATCATCGAGAACACCGTGCGCGACCTCGCGGCGGACGGGCGCTGGCGGGTCCACCATGTCGGCACGCTCGACCTGCTGCCCGCCCGCACCCAGACGGTCCTCAAGGAGGCCGAGCAGGCCACGGTCGGCATCGACGGGATACTGGTCAATGTCGCCGTCGGCTACGGCGGGCGCCAGGAGATCGCGGACGCGGTCCGCTCGCTGCTGCTGGACCACTCCGCCAAGGGGACGTCCTTCGAGGACCTGGCGGAGATCGTCTCCACCGACCTGATCTCCGAGCACCTCTACACCCGGGGCCAGCCCGACCCGGACCTGGTGATCCGCACCAGCGGCGAGCAGCGGTTGTCCGGCTTCATGCTCTGGCAGAGCGCGCACTCGGAGTACTACTTCTGCGAAGTCTTCTGGCCGGCGTTCCGCAAGGTCGACTTCCTGCGCGCGCTGCGCGACTACGCCGCCCGGGGCCGCCGCTTCGGCGGCTGA
- a CDS encoding glycosyltransferase family 39 protein → MSDDDPAAQATAPAQRLVRQRSHRTPPQAPPRARRPKSPRPPARGRLATALAAAAPALGAYAAVRLIGLAVFAAAASGAGKSAFHLLAERWDSVWYQRIAENGYGHTVTLPNGGIHSDLAFFPLLPALERGIAELTPLSLAGAGLLVAWVAALLAAWGIFAVGARLYGRRAGVVLAALWGVYPTAFVQSMAYTETLFTAFAAWALYAVLTRRWIVAGALCVLAGLTRPSAAALVAALAITAAVTLVREYRAARTEGTGTGAGSRILRRNARMLIGTAVAPLGWLAYVVFVAVREGSPFAYFDVQAQWGNSIDGGVALASFILGLPLPGALGLCAALAGLGWAVFLCVRQRQPLPVLAYCIAVVVIALIGSGYFGSRPRLMMPAFPLLLPPAVALLRLRTTARMTVVGVLAVASAAYGAWTLLGSGPP, encoded by the coding sequence ATGTCCGACGACGATCCGGCCGCCCAGGCCACCGCCCCCGCACAGCGGCTCGTGCGGCAGCGCAGCCACCGAACGCCGCCGCAAGCGCCTCCGCGAGCGCGGCGGCCGAAGTCGCCGCGGCCTCCCGCCCGCGGCCGCCTCGCCACGGCCCTCGCGGCGGCGGCACCGGCCCTCGGGGCGTACGCGGCCGTGCGCCTGATCGGACTCGCCGTCTTCGCCGCCGCAGCGTCCGGCGCCGGGAAGAGCGCCTTCCACCTCCTCGCCGAGCGCTGGGACTCCGTCTGGTACCAGCGGATCGCCGAGAACGGCTACGGCCACACCGTCACCCTGCCGAACGGCGGCATCCACTCCGACCTGGCCTTCTTCCCCCTGCTGCCCGCCCTGGAGCGTGGCATCGCCGAGCTGACCCCGCTCTCCCTCGCGGGCGCCGGACTGCTGGTCGCCTGGGTCGCCGCGCTCCTCGCCGCCTGGGGGATCTTCGCCGTCGGGGCGCGACTGTACGGGCGCCGGGCCGGGGTGGTGCTGGCCGCGCTGTGGGGCGTGTACCCGACGGCGTTCGTCCAGTCGATGGCGTACACCGAGACCCTGTTCACCGCGTTCGCCGCCTGGGCGCTGTACGCCGTGCTGACCCGGCGCTGGATCGTGGCGGGCGCCCTGTGCGTACTCGCCGGACTGACCAGGCCCTCCGCGGCGGCCCTCGTCGCCGCCCTCGCGATCACCGCCGCGGTCACGCTCGTACGGGAGTACCGGGCCGCGCGGACCGAAGGCACCGGCACCGGCGCAGGCAGCCGCATCCTCCGCCGCAATGCGCGGATGCTGATCGGCACGGCCGTCGCGCCGCTGGGCTGGCTCGCGTACGTGGTGTTCGTCGCCGTACGCGAGGGCAGCCCGTTCGCGTACTTCGACGTCCAGGCGCAGTGGGGCAACAGCATCGACGGGGGTGTGGCGCTCGCCTCGTTCATCCTCGGGCTGCCGCTGCCCGGCGCGCTCGGGCTGTGCGCGGCGCTGGCGGGCCTGGGCTGGGCGGTGTTCCTGTGTGTACGGCAGCGCCAACCGCTGCCCGTACTCGCCTACTGCATCGCCGTCGTCGTCATCGCGCTGATCGGCTCCGGATACTTCGGGTCGAGGCCACGGCTGATGATGCCCGCGTTCCCGCTGCTCCTCCCGCCCGCCGTCGCGCTGCTGCGGCTGCGCACGACGGCCCGCATGACGGTCGTCGGAGTGCTCGCGGTGGCTTCGGCGGCGTACGGGGCATGGACGCTGCTCGGCTCCGGCCCGCCGTAA
- a CDS encoding PhoH family protein, with translation MVTSTKRRMPDRRTYVLDTSVLLADPNAMARFDEHEVVLPIVVVTELEAKRHHPELGYFARQALRLLDDFRVRYGRLDAPIPLGDLGGTLRVELNHSDPGVLPAGYRLGDNDSRILAVARNLQAEGYDVTVVSKDLPLRIKASSVGLLAEEYRAELAITDSGWTGMSELPLAAEQVDLLYGEESLYVPEAADLPVHTGLVLQSDRGKALGRVTAEGNVRLVRGDREAFGIHGRSAEQRIALDLLLDQDVGIVSLGGRAGTGKSALALCAGLEAVLERRQHQKVMVFRPLYAVGGQELGYLPGTEAEKMSPWAQAVFDTLSAVAGREVIEEVLGRGMLEILPLTHIRGRSLHDAFVIVDEAQSLERNVLLTVLSRIGANSRVVLTHDVAQRDNLRVGRYDGVVAVVEKLKGHPLFAHVTLTRSERSQIAALVTEMLEEGQI, from the coding sequence GTGGTGACCAGCACAAAGCGCCGCATGCCCGACAGGCGCACCTATGTTCTCGACACCAGCGTCCTGCTGGCCGATCCGAACGCCATGGCCCGCTTCGACGAGCACGAAGTCGTGCTCCCGATCGTCGTGGTCACGGAACTGGAGGCCAAACGCCACCATCCGGAGCTCGGCTACTTCGCCCGGCAGGCCCTGCGCCTGCTGGACGACTTCCGGGTCCGGTACGGCCGGCTGGATGCCCCGATCCCGCTCGGGGACCTCGGCGGAACGCTGCGCGTCGAACTCAACCATTCCGACCCCGGCGTACTGCCGGCCGGCTACCGGTTGGGGGACAACGACTCACGGATCCTTGCGGTCGCGCGCAACCTCCAGGCCGAGGGGTACGACGTCACGGTCGTCTCCAAGGACCTGCCGCTGCGTATCAAGGCGTCCTCGGTCGGCCTCCTCGCCGAGGAGTACCGCGCCGAACTCGCCATCACCGACTCCGGCTGGACGGGGATGTCGGAGCTGCCCCTCGCCGCCGAGCAGGTGGATCTGCTCTACGGGGAGGAGTCGCTGTACGTCCCCGAAGCCGCCGATCTGCCCGTGCACACCGGACTGGTCCTCCAGTCCGACCGCGGCAAGGCCCTCGGCCGGGTCACCGCCGAGGGCAATGTGCGCCTGGTGCGCGGCGACCGGGAGGCCTTCGGCATCCACGGCCGCAGCGCCGAACAGCGCATCGCGCTCGATCTGCTCCTCGACCAGGACGTCGGCATCGTGTCCCTGGGCGGCCGGGCCGGCACCGGGAAGTCGGCGCTGGCGCTCTGCGCCGGTCTCGAAGCCGTCCTGGAGCGCAGGCAGCACCAGAAGGTGATGGTCTTCCGCCCGCTGTACGCGGTCGGCGGGCAGGAACTGGGCTACCTCCCCGGCACCGAGGCCGAGAAGATGAGCCCCTGGGCGCAGGCCGTCTTCGACACACTCTCGGCGGTCGCCGGGCGCGAGGTCATAGAGGAGGTGCTGGGGCGCGGCATGCTGGAGATCCTGCCGCTCACCCACATCAGGGGCCGCTCGCTCCACGACGCCTTCGTGATCGTCGACGAGGCGCAGTCCCTCGAACGGAACGTACTGCTGACCGTACTGTCCCGGATCGGGGCGAATTCCCGGGTGGTGCTCACGCATGACGTGGCCCAGCGGGACAACCTCAGGGTCGGCCGGTACGACGGAGTCGTGGCCGTGGTCGAGAAGCTGAAGGGCCATCCGCTCTTCGCGCACGTCACGCTCACCCGCTCCGAGCGCTCGCAGATCGCCGCGCTGGTGACCGAAATGCTGGAGGAAGGCCAGATCTGA
- a CDS encoding alkyl hydroperoxide reductase, whose product MALDELKAAVPDFAKDLKLNLGSVIGNSELPQQQLWGTVLACAIASRSPRVLRELEPEARANLSAEAYTAAKSAAAIMAMNNVFYRTRHLLSDPEYGTLRAGLRMNVIGKPGVEKIDFELWSLAVSAINGCGQCLDSHEQVLRKAGVDRETIQEAVKIASVIQAVGVTLDAEAVLAEQ is encoded by the coding sequence ATGGCACTCGACGAACTGAAGGCCGCCGTACCGGACTTCGCCAAGGACCTGAAGCTGAACCTCGGTTCGGTCATCGGGAACAGCGAACTCCCGCAGCAGCAGCTGTGGGGCACCGTCCTCGCCTGCGCGATCGCCTCGCGCTCGCCGAGGGTGCTGCGCGAGCTGGAGCCGGAGGCGAGGGCCAACCTCTCCGCGGAGGCGTACACCGCCGCGAAGTCGGCCGCCGCCATCATGGCGATGAACAACGTCTTCTACCGGACCCGGCACCTGCTGTCGGACCCCGAGTACGGGACGCTCCGTGCGGGCCTGCGGATGAACGTGATCGGCAAGCCCGGCGTGGAGAAGATCGACTTCGAACTGTGGTCGCTCGCCGTCTCCGCGATCAACGGCTGCGGCCAGTGCCTGGACTCCCACGAGCAGGTGCTGCGCAAGGCCGGCGTGGACCGTGAGACCATTCAGGAAGCCGTCAAGATTGCCTCGGTGATCCAGGCGGTCGGCGTGACCCTCGATGCCGAGGCCGTGCTCGCCGAGCAGTAA
- a CDS encoding DUF192 domain-containing protein codes for MAQWRNGNGTLTVTDPQGGQEPEIPLRIAATYRARSRGLLGQDGIDGALLITPCGSVHTFRMRFTIDVAYLDRKFNVVAVRTMKPGRLGMPRLRARHVVESEAGAMEKWGLRPGARVRIVPAQDGRD; via the coding sequence ATGGCTCAATGGCGCAATGGGAATGGGACGTTGACGGTCACCGATCCACAGGGAGGGCAGGAGCCGGAGATACCGCTGCGGATCGCGGCCACGTACCGGGCCAGGAGCCGCGGGCTGCTCGGGCAGGACGGGATCGACGGCGCGCTGCTGATCACCCCGTGCGGGAGTGTGCACACCTTCAGGATGCGGTTCACCATCGATGTGGCGTACCTGGACCGGAAGTTCAACGTGGTCGCCGTCCGCACGATGAAGCCGGGCCGGCTCGGGATGCCGCGGCTGCGGGCCCGTCATGTGGTCGAGTCGGAGGCCGGGGCGATGGAGAAGTGGGGGCTGCGGCCGGGGGCGCGGGTGCGGATCGTCCCGGCGCAGGACGGCCGGGACTGA
- a CDS encoding lytic transglycosylase domain-containing protein: protein MSRISVRGFAVASATAVTTVGAVVGVASGSTPAADDNNFEATAADTTLLADIPAGQQAQVQTASLTQQADAQASAADAAAKKSVEEAARIQAAKDAKSKKQAAEDKLEQERQAKEAERASRDEVRSASTFAAQGSYTVAEVQAMARQMMPADQFQCFSNIVDHESSWNYRASNPSSGAYGLVQALPGSKMASAGADWQTNPATQIKWGLSYMNSSRYGSPCAAWSFWQANGWY, encoded by the coding sequence GTGAGCCGGATCTCGGTCCGGGGGTTCGCCGTGGCGTCAGCCACCGCGGTCACCACCGTCGGCGCCGTCGTAGGCGTTGCCTCGGGCAGCACTCCCGCTGCCGACGACAACAACTTCGAGGCGACCGCAGCCGACACGACGCTTCTCGCCGACATTCCTGCGGGCCAGCAGGCCCAGGTGCAGACCGCCTCGCTGACCCAGCAGGCCGACGCCCAGGCATCCGCGGCCGACGCGGCGGCGAAGAAGTCCGTTGAGGAAGCGGCCCGTATCCAGGCTGCCAAGGACGCCAAGTCGAAGAAGCAGGCGGCCGAGGACAAGCTGGAGCAGGAGCGCCAGGCCAAGGAGGCCGAGCGCGCCAGCCGTGACGAGGTCCGCAGCGCCTCCACGTTCGCCGCGCAGGGCTCGTACACCGTGGCCGAGGTCCAGGCGATGGCGCGTCAGATGATGCCCGCCGACCAGTTCCAGTGCTTCAGCAACATCGTGGACCACGAGTCGAGCTGGAACTACCGGGCGAGCAACCCGTCCTCCGGTGCCTACGGCCTCGTCCAGGCGCTGCCCGGCTCGAAGATGGCTTCCGCCGGCGCCGACTGGCAGACCAACCCGGCCACGCAGATCAAGTGGGGCCTGAGCTACATGAACAGCAGCCGCTACGGAAGCCCGTGTGCTGCCTGGTCCTTCTGGCAGGCCAACGGCTGGTACTAG
- a CDS encoding amidohydrolase, which produces MTASVPSLLSGLNDRLPDLRALYKDLHANPELSFQEFRTAGIVATRLREQGWDVTEGVGATGVVGVLTEGEGPVVLLRADMDALPVKEETGLPYASTRTGVDAEGDEVPVMHACGHDMHVTCLLGATALLAANRHAWRGTVVAVFQPAEETGGAPAVIDDGFLERFPRAGICLGQHVGPLPVGFVVTRGGPMMAASDSLRVRLYGRGGHGSMPETTVDPVVMAAAIVMRLQTVVSREVGAGQQAVVTVGSIHSGAKENIIPDTADLRINIRSTTPVVRERVLEAVKRIVRAEAAASGAPKEPEITDFNCFPVTVNDHEATATVQAALTRALGEGHVFTLPRTHTGSEDFGTFGTALQAPSVFWHFGGADPAAFKGIDPEELLENGIPAEIPVNHSSLFAPVIDPTVEIGVTSLLAAAAQWLMAGADTAR; this is translated from the coding sequence ATGACTGCCTCGGTTCCCTCGCTGCTGTCCGGACTGAACGACCGACTGCCGGACCTGCGCGCTCTGTACAAGGATCTGCACGCCAACCCCGAGCTGTCCTTCCAGGAGTTCCGTACGGCGGGGATCGTCGCCACCCGGCTGCGGGAGCAGGGCTGGGACGTCACCGAAGGAGTCGGCGCGACCGGCGTGGTCGGCGTCCTCACCGAGGGCGAAGGACCCGTGGTGCTGCTCCGCGCCGACATGGACGCGCTGCCCGTGAAGGAGGAGACGGGACTTCCGTACGCCTCCACACGGACCGGTGTGGACGCGGAGGGCGACGAGGTCCCGGTGATGCACGCCTGCGGCCACGACATGCACGTCACCTGCCTGCTCGGCGCCACCGCGCTGCTGGCCGCCAACCGGCACGCCTGGCGCGGCACCGTCGTCGCGGTGTTCCAGCCCGCCGAGGAGACCGGCGGGGCCCCCGCCGTGATCGACGACGGCTTCCTGGAGCGCTTCCCGCGCGCCGGGATCTGCCTGGGCCAGCATGTGGGGCCCCTACCCGTGGGGTTCGTCGTCACCCGGGGCGGTCCGATGATGGCCGCGTCCGACAGCCTGCGGGTGCGGCTGTACGGGCGGGGCGGGCACGGGTCGATGCCCGAGACGACCGTCGACCCCGTCGTGATGGCCGCCGCGATCGTGATGCGGCTGCAGACGGTGGTCTCCCGCGAAGTGGGGGCGGGACAGCAGGCGGTGGTGACCGTGGGCTCGATCCACAGCGGTGCCAAGGAGAACATCATCCCGGACACGGCCGACCTCAGGATCAACATCCGCAGCACTACTCCCGTCGTACGGGAACGGGTCCTGGAGGCCGTCAAGCGGATCGTCCGCGCCGAGGCCGCCGCCTCCGGCGCCCCGAAGGAACCCGAGATCACGGACTTCAACTGCTTCCCCGTGACCGTCAACGACCACGAGGCCACCGCCACCGTCCAGGCCGCGCTGACCCGGGCCCTGGGGGAGGGGCACGTCTTCACCCTGCCCCGGACGCACACCGGCAGCGAGGACTTCGGCACCTTCGGCACCGCACTCCAAGCGCCCTCGGTCTTCTGGCACTTCGGCGGCGCCGACCCGGCCGCGTTCAAGGGCATCGACCCCGAGGAGCTGCTGGAGAACGGCATCCCCGCCGAGATCCCCGTCAACCACTCCTCGCTGTTCGCTCCGGTCATCGACCCGACCGTCGAGATCGGCGTGACCTCGCTGCTGGCGGCCGCAGCGCAGTGGCTCATGGCCGGTGCCGACACCGCCCGATGA
- a CDS encoding A24 family peptidase — MLTVLAALWGAAAGLLVPRAAYRFSVEPEEAWRDTCPAGHALTGAGRGWLGSTRCAKCAAAVPAPAAPGAGPGDGRVGDRSAGEDGPRYAPGVLVPVVTALACAALAAATGLRPELAAWLLLAPVGVLLATIDRRVHRLPDRLTLPAAGAVAVLLGAAALLPEHSGSWLSALLGGAALGAFYLLLFLINPNGMGFGDVKLALSLGIALGWYGWAVVFAGGFAGFLLGAVYGFGLMVLKRAGRKTGIPFGPFMITGALLGVLLGGLAA, encoded by the coding sequence ATGCTGACAGTGCTCGCCGCACTCTGGGGCGCAGCGGCCGGACTGCTGGTCCCGCGCGCCGCCTACCGGTTCTCCGTCGAGCCGGAGGAGGCCTGGCGGGACACCTGCCCCGCGGGCCACGCCCTGACCGGTGCCGGGCGCGGCTGGCTCGGCTCCACGCGGTGCGCGAAGTGCGCGGCGGCGGTGCCGGCACCGGCCGCTCCGGGCGCCGGGCCGGGGGACGGGCGCGTGGGGGACAGGAGCGCGGGGGAGGACGGCCCGCGCTACGCCCCCGGCGTCCTCGTCCCCGTCGTCACCGCGCTCGCGTGCGCCGCCCTCGCGGCAGCGACCGGACTCCGTCCCGAGCTCGCGGCCTGGCTGCTGCTGGCCCCCGTCGGCGTACTTCTCGCCACCATCGACCGCCGGGTCCACCGCCTGCCCGACCGGCTGACCCTGCCCGCCGCAGGGGCGGTCGCCGTACTCCTGGGGGCCGCGGCGCTGCTACCCGAGCACAGCGGATCCTGGCTGTCCGCCCTGCTCGGCGGGGCCGCCCTGGGCGCCTTCTACCTCCTGCTCTTTCTCATCAACCCGAACGGAATGGGCTTCGGGGACGTCAAGCTCGCCCTGTCGCTGGGCATCGCCCTCGGCTGGTACGGCTGGGCGGTGGTGTTCGCCGGAGGCTTCGCCGGGTTCCTGCTCGGAGCGGTGTACGGATTCGGGCTGATGGTCCTGAAACGGGCCGGGCGCAAGACGGGCATCCCGTTCGGCCCCTTCATGATCACGGGCGCGCTGCTGGGCGTACTGCTCGGCGGACTGGCCGCCTGA
- a CDS encoding class I SAM-dependent methyltransferase, translating into MTGAPEHAAAERARFDALVAEAAAVSVDGWDFSWLDGRATEQRPSWGYARAMADRMGRARAALDIQTGGGEVLASVPKLPPLTVATESWPPNIARATALLHPLGVAVVADADEPPLPFGDDAFDLVVSRHPVSTWWAEIARVLTPGGTYFSQQVGPASVFELVEYFLGPQPPEARGARDPEKARAGAEAAGLEVVGLRTEMLRTEFFDIGAVVYFLRKVIWMVPGFTVEEYLPQLAALHHRIETRGPFVAHTTRFLIEARKPEARRPEARQPEPDEPE; encoded by the coding sequence ATGACAGGAGCACCGGAACACGCAGCAGCCGAACGCGCCCGCTTCGACGCCCTCGTCGCGGAGGCCGCCGCCGTCTCCGTCGACGGCTGGGACTTCTCCTGGCTCGACGGCCGGGCCACCGAACAGCGCCCCTCCTGGGGCTACGCCCGCGCCATGGCGGACCGGATGGGCCGCGCCAGGGCCGCGCTCGACATCCAGACCGGCGGAGGTGAGGTCCTCGCCTCCGTACCGAAGCTGCCGCCGCTCACCGTCGCCACCGAGTCCTGGCCGCCGAACATCGCCCGTGCCACCGCCCTCCTGCACCCTCTCGGCGTGGCCGTGGTCGCCGACGCGGACGAGCCGCCCCTGCCGTTCGGGGACGACGCCTTCGACCTGGTGGTCAGCAGGCATCCGGTGAGCACCTGGTGGGCCGAGATCGCGCGGGTGCTCACCCCCGGGGGCACGTACTTCTCGCAACAGGTCGGCCCGGCCAGCGTGTTCGAGCTCGTCGAGTACTTCCTCGGCCCGCAGCCGCCCGAGGCGCGCGGCGCCCGCGACCCGGAGAAGGCCCGGGCCGGGGCAGAGGCCGCCGGGCTCGAAGTCGTCGGTCTGCGCACGGAGATGCTGCGTACCGAGTTCTTCGACATCGGCGCCGTCGTCTACTTCCTGCGGAAGGTCATCTGGATGGTGCCGGGCTTCACCGTCGAGGAGTACCTGCCGCAACTGGCCGCGCTGCACCACCGGATCGAGACCCGGGGCCCGTTCGTCGCCCACACCACCCGATTCCTGATCGAGGCCCGCAAACCCGAGGCCCGCAGACCGGAGGCCCGCCAACCGGAGCCCGACGAACCGGAGTAG
- a CDS encoding AI-2E family transporter gives MSKLPGWLGRLGAELTELGERLEQRRAEAEGIDGEGIDGEGAEGAPIEPPETAAVPAGAVSATASAGAVSAGSAYRKAARRVPPPAYAPSVAARPDPVASIPWGMRVAAEAGWRLLVLAGTLWVLMRVISAVQLVVLAFVAALLVTAMLQPTVARLRGYGLPRGVATAVTAILGFVIMGLVGWFVVWQVMDNLDTLSDKVRAGIDELKRWLLDSPFHVTEQQINDVAKNLSDTIGTNTEQITSAGLQGVTVMVEVLTGMLLAMFSTLFLLYDGKRIWHWALKLVPAQARPGVAGAGPRAWRTLTAYVRGTVIVALIDAIFIGLGIWFLDVPMAVPLAVFIFLFAFIPLVGAVISGALAVVVALVTEGVFTALMVLAVVLAVQQIEGHVLQPFILGRAVRVHPLAVVLSVAAGGMVAGIGGAVVAVPLVAVTNTVVGYLRSYGQEEALRHAPSPHGATALDVAPTPAPGSPPEDIDYGDDDIVVDGRTK, from the coding sequence ATGTCGAAACTTCCTGGGTGGCTCGGCCGTCTGGGCGCCGAACTGACGGAACTGGGCGAGCGGCTGGAGCAGCGCAGGGCCGAGGCCGAGGGGATCGACGGCGAGGGGATCGACGGCGAAGGGGCCGAGGGCGCGCCGATCGAGCCGCCGGAGACCGCAGCCGTACCCGCCGGGGCCGTATCCGCCACCGCGTCCGCCGGGGCCGTATCCGCCGGGTCCGCGTATCGGAAGGCGGCCCGCCGTGTGCCGCCGCCCGCGTACGCCCCCTCCGTGGCCGCCCGGCCCGATCCCGTCGCGTCGATCCCGTGGGGCATGCGGGTGGCGGCCGAGGCGGGCTGGCGGCTGCTCGTCCTGGCGGGCACGCTCTGGGTGCTGATGCGGGTCATCAGCGCCGTACAGCTGGTGGTGCTGGCCTTCGTCGCCGCGCTGCTCGTCACCGCGATGCTGCAGCCGACCGTCGCCCGGCTGCGGGGGTACGGGCTGCCGCGCGGAGTGGCCACCGCGGTGACGGCGATCCTGGGCTTCGTCATCATGGGACTGGTCGGCTGGTTCGTGGTCTGGCAGGTCATGGACAACCTCGACACCCTCTCCGACAAGGTCCGGGCGGGCATCGACGAGCTGAAGCGCTGGCTGCTCGACAGCCCCTTCCATGTCACCGAGCAGCAGATCAACGACGTCGCGAAGAACCTCAGCGACACCATCGGCACCAACACCGAACAGATCACCTCCGCCGGGCTCCAGGGCGTCACCGTGATGGTGGAGGTCCTCACCGGGATGCTGCTGGCGATGTTCTCGACGCTCTTCCTGCTGTACGACGGGAAGCGCATCTGGCACTGGGCGCTGAAGCTGGTGCCCGCCCAGGCCCGGCCGGGTGTCGCGGGCGCCGGGCCGCGCGCCTGGCGGACACTGACCGCCTATGTGCGGGGCACGGTCATAGTCGCGCTGATCGACGCGATCTTCATCGGGCTCGGGATCTGGTTCCTCGACGTGCCGATGGCGGTGCCGCTCGCCGTGTTCATCTTCCTCTTCGCCTTCATCCCGCTGGTCGGTGCGGTGATCTCGGGAGCGCTGGCGGTGGTCGTCGCGCTGGTCACCGAGGGCGTGTTCACGGCGCTGATGGTGCTGGCCGTGGTGCTCGCGGTGCAGCAGATCGAGGGCCATGTGCTGCAGCCGTTCATCCTGGGACGCGCGGTGCGGGTGCATCCGCTGGCCGTCGTCCTCTCGGTCGCGGCGGGCGGCATGGTCGCGGGGATCGGCGGCGCGGTCGTCGCGGTACCGCTGGTCGCGGTCACCAATACGGTGGTCGGCTATCTGCGCTCGTACGGGCAGGAGGAAGCCCTGCGGCACGCGCCGTCCCCGCACGGGGCGACCGCGCTCGACGTCGCCCCGACGCCCGCGCCGGGCTCGCCGCCCGAGGACATCGACTACGGCGACGACGACATCGTCGTGGACGGGCGCACGAAGTAG
- the mgrA gene encoding L-glyceraldehyde 3-phosphate reductase — MTDSSLYYRAAGSRYDSMEYRRTGRSGLKLPAVSLGLWHNFGDDRTLDSQRAILRRAFDLGVTHFDLANNYGPPPGSAELNFGKMFRQDFAPYRDELIISTKAGYDMHPGPYGEWGSRKYLLSSLDASLKRMGLDYVDIFYSHRFDPDTPLEETMGALASAVQQGKALYVGVSSYNAEQTAEAARLLKEMGVPALIHQPSYSMINRWIEDDGLLDTLETAGMGCISFVPLAQGLLTNKYLTGIPEGSRATQGKSLDPGLLSDEVLRRLNGLNDIAQRRGQSLAQLALNWVLRDSRMTSALIGASSVKQLEENIAALAGAPLSAEELKEIDTFAVDTAGTNIWAGRS, encoded by the coding sequence GTGACTGATTCTTCTCTGTACTACCGGGCCGCCGGTTCGCGCTACGACTCCATGGAGTACCGCCGCACCGGCCGCAGCGGTCTCAAGCTCCCGGCCGTCTCCCTCGGCCTCTGGCACAACTTCGGCGACGACCGCACGTTGGACTCCCAGCGGGCGATCCTGCGCCGCGCCTTCGACCTCGGGGTGACCCACTTCGACCTGGCCAACAACTACGGCCCGCCGCCCGGCTCCGCCGAGCTCAACTTCGGCAAGATGTTCCGGCAGGACTTCGCCCCGTACCGGGACGAGCTGATCATCTCCACCAAGGCCGGCTACGACATGCACCCCGGCCCGTACGGCGAGTGGGGCTCCCGCAAGTACCTGCTGTCCTCGCTGGACGCCTCGCTGAAGCGGATGGGGCTCGACTACGTCGACATCTTCTACTCCCACCGCTTCGACCCGGACACTCCGCTGGAGGAGACGATGGGGGCGCTGGCCTCCGCCGTGCAGCAGGGCAAGGCGCTGTACGTGGGTGTGTCCTCGTACAACGCGGAGCAGACCGCCGAGGCGGCCCGGCTGCTCAAGGAGATGGGTGTACCGGCCCTGATCCACCAGCCGTCCTACTCGATGATCAACCGCTGGATCGAGGACGACGGGCTGCTCGACACCCTGGAGACGGCCGGAATGGGCTGCATCTCCTTCGTGCCGCTCGCCCAGGGGCTGCTCACGAACAAGTACCTGACCGGCATCCCGGAGGGCTCGCGCGCCACCCAGGGCAAGTCCCTGGACCCGGGCCTGCTCTCCGACGAGGTGCTGCGCCGGCTGAACGGGCTGAACGACATCGCCCAGCGGCGCGGCCAGTCGCTCGCCCAGCTGGCACTCAACTGGGTGCTGCGGGACAGCCGGATGACGTCTGCGCTGATCGGCGCCTCCAGCGTGAAGCAGCTGGAGGAGAACATCGCGGCACTCGCCGGAGCCCCGCTGTCCGCCGAGGAGTTGAAGGAGATCGACACCTTCGCCGTGGACACCGCGGGCACCAATATCTGGGCCGGGCGGAGCTGA